The following nucleotide sequence is from Hirundo rustica isolate bHirRus1 chromosome 24, bHirRus1.pri.v3, whole genome shotgun sequence.
GGTGGCAGCGGCCCGGCGCAGCGGCCGCACCGCGCCGCCCAGCCCGGGCCGCTCCTCCGCAGGGCCGCCGCAGGCCTCGCCTTCGCGGCAGCGCTCCGGCTTCACCAGCGGGGCCGCCCGTGAGagtgaggaggaggacgaggaggaggaagaggaggaggaagtgggGCGGGCGCCCGCGTCCCGCTGGGGGACGTCGGGGGAGAGCGGCGGGCAGGCCTGGGGGGACCCTCGGGGGTCCCCGCCGGGTCGGGGCGGAGGATTCGGGGCTGAGGGCGGCCTGTCCCGGGACAGCCTCGGCAGGCTGAGCCCTTCGGAGCAGTGGGGGACGACTGTGGAGAGAGGTGGCGGTGGGCTGGGggcatccctggctgggcaCGGGGGGTTCAGTTCCCCCTCGCAGTGGGACACGTCCATAGAGAGGAGCGGGGGCCTTGGGGGCCTTGGGGTGGACAGGGCCggggagctgagctctgtgtcCCATTGGGAAACATCCAGAGATGTCACAGAGCATGGCCGGGGGCTcggccaggggctgggggcgaCCCTGGATGGGTTTCGGGGCTCCTCACTGCAGTGGGGCGCCTCAGAGAGGAGCGGGGGGCTCAGCAGCGGCCTGAGACCGACCCTGGACAGGTTTCGGGGGTCAAACTCCGCATCCCACTGGAGCCCCTCAGCAGAGAGGAGCGGGGGGCTCGGCAGCCGCGCTGGCTCGGGGTTGGATGGGGTTGGGGGGCTGAGCTCCACACCCTACTGGGGCTCCTCGGCAGGCTCCAAACCCCTTCCCAGCGAGGAGAAGTCCAGGAGCCACTGGGGGACATCGGCAGGGGGAATTGGGGCGCAGAGCTCCCGGGCCGCCTGGGACACGGCGGGGGAGAGGAAGGGGCTCTCCTCCAACATCTGGTGGAGACGGGAGAGCGAGGTGACCCCCAGCACCCAGTGGGGCTCCTCGGCGGCCCCCGGGAGGTTCAGCAGCCTGttcaggagagggaaggaggaccCGGCTTCCAGCGTAGGCAAGGAGGCGGAGCGGGATGCGGGCAGCCGGGCTGGGGGTCTGATCCGGCGCTTCCCGTGGCGAGCAGCCAGCGATGGGGGGCACGGAGTGACCCCGCGCACGGCCCTGCTGCGCTCAGCGCCGAGGCAGCAGCcggagggaaaggggaaaggccTGGAGTATTACCTGTCCCAGTTCCTCTGCCTCGCCAGCTTGGTGCTGCTCCTGATATTTCTGGGCATCCTCGTGGTGAAGATGGTCGGGTCAGGCTGGCTGGACGGGAGAGAGGACAGCTGTACGTGCACTGGTTTAATTCTCATTTAAACTTTATTCCTCACCTGTCTTCCTGCTTTCCCTTTATTGCTTCCATCCCCATCACATTTGTCATCCTCATTGCCATAACCTGACATCTCTGTTTCTGTCCCTCTTCCCATCTCCC
It contains:
- the LEMD2 gene encoding LEM domain-containing protein 2, with protein sequence MAELTDAELRKELLALGYRPGPITATTRKVYIKKLGCLRAEVAAARRSGRTAPPSPGRSSAGPPQASPSRQRSGFTSGAARESEEEDEEEEEEEEVGRAPASRWGTSGESGGQAWGDPRGSPPGRGGGFGAEGGLSRDSLGRLSPSEQWGTTVERGGGGLGASLAGHGGFSSPSQWDTSIERSGGLGGLGVDRAGELSSVSHWETSRDVTEHGRGLGQGLGATLDGFRGSSLQWGASERSGGLSSGLRPTLDRFRGSNSASHWSPSAERSGGLGSRAGSGLDGVGGLSSTPYWGSSAGSKPLPSEEKSRSHWGTSAGGIGAQSSRAAWDTAGERKGLSSNIWWRRESEVTPSTQWGSSAAPGRFSSLFRRGKEDPASSVGKEAERDAGSRAGGLIRRFPWRAASDGGHGVTPRTALLRSAPRQQPEGKGKGLEYYLSQFLCLASLVLLLIFLGILVVKMVGSGWLDGREDSFNLLPVDCDKRTDDFCQAKHKDVTMAVLHELYGYLSVQAGNFECGNPENLKSKCIWVSEVKDHVLNVTGSSSQKFEAALHWILNSNKDLGIRLKGRDLLEPVSSVEEVFCLESAHPQMGLGCRFRRAVVTAITNLFLFFWSLITLWGFLIYLRYRWRKMEEEEQAMYEMVKKIIAVVQDHYKEWERNLERYPYVGIFHVRDSLIPPQSRKKMKRVWERAVDFLASNESRIQTESHRVAGEDMLVWRWTQPSYLSDSEH